A genome region from Phycisphaeraceae bacterium includes the following:
- a CDS encoding DUF3418 domain-containing protein → MAGAIGQVRGMQEGSPSSPLVDPERAALPIDDHREEIIALLHAHPVVIVCGETGSGKTTRLPRMALDAGRGARGAIAHTQPRRLAARSVAARIAAESGTELGTLVGYQVRFDSKASERTRIRLMTDGILLAELAGDPWLQRYDTIIIDEAHERSLNVDLLLGALRRIVDRRRDLRVIVTSATIEPARFSEHFGGAPIVEVSGRLFPIEINHRDPEQGDVDDPASPEVVAPAVLEALDRTPGGDVLVFLPGEREIAECHEALGPQLERRGVTIWRLSASLPAEAQDRVLRPTGPRRVILSTNVAETSLTVPRIRAVVDSGVARLRRYSSRARVERLLVEPISIASAAQRAGRCGRIGPGLCIRLYTEASLAERSAQTTPEILRSNLAGVVLRMKASGLGDPESFPFIDPPAARLWHDGLDTLVELGAISRRGELAPIGRRMALLPIDPRTSRMLLAARESECLPEVLPIAAALSVQNPITVAAASRHSSRPASAGMAEARGGVPHGKDVPAPKVEPGVDAVDGPAPDEATTAIRLLARVRHPDSDFLTLLRLWHEVMLAKRTMGSNAFSRWCREEGLAPRRVREWIEVHDQLARLEVDSWRRRRRRPNRADSGPKAPSARAASAANTPSAANAAGAASDANPANATGPASAASAARAPNDHAVPRPLPPQRESEIHRAVIAGFVSQIGRRQDDGTYAGVTGAAFVIHRDSVLARRSPTWIVASEVVDIGRRSARMVARIQADWVERVAPHMVKRQASEPHYLPESGHVAAWEKVVLGALVLTARRRVPYEPIDPEGARQVFIHAALVEEQLRGGAAFLEHNRALRQRLEAVEHKRREHGLLVDVEARFAFYDARVPRSVVNAPSFNSWRRRVEARQPETLFMSERDLLRAPIDTSAYPDTLATTAGELPLRYEHAPGAGADGVTMQVPLGALRTLDGERMEWLVPGMLQSKIEALLRTLPKRLRVRFSPAREVAAGATEHFASIEGKGSLRRALAAYLSELGGLPVEPTDFSLDALSPEFAMRFEVIDEEQRVLDSGRNLAELQQRWAGAAERRFAERAKEVSASIACSGRVAWDFPPLPEQVDLGPQVGVAYPAVVDEGSTVGVQLFPSIDEAASAMRLGLRRLALADLGSAIDHHLTFHAQWKEIESLWQALEPASTALASLRGVVAELAVTAPPEPRSAEAFDVRVTDAAPKVHQLADRVARAALRLLRARAALEARLAAASPAEWQLAKESVADALRSNAVPFPSTEPLDEIERRGELLDAALRRWERLPRGGVQRDHDLSAHLVTWLHRRAAVLAAHPSGAARHGEAVQFAREVEQLRIRVWAEGAPPRASVLERLEALWAKLG, encoded by the coding sequence ATGGCCGGGGCCATCGGACAGGTCAGAGGCATGCAGGAAGGTTCGCCATCGAGCCCCTTGGTCGACCCGGAGCGGGCGGCGCTGCCCATCGACGATCACCGCGAGGAGATCATCGCGCTCCTGCACGCGCACCCGGTGGTGATCGTCTGCGGTGAGACGGGATCGGGGAAGACCACACGATTGCCTCGCATGGCCCTCGACGCGGGTCGAGGAGCCCGCGGTGCCATCGCCCACACCCAGCCGAGGCGACTGGCCGCCCGATCGGTGGCCGCTCGCATCGCGGCCGAAAGCGGAACGGAACTCGGCACGCTGGTTGGCTATCAGGTTCGCTTCGACTCGAAGGCAAGCGAGCGCACCCGCATCCGCCTGATGACGGACGGCATCCTGCTCGCGGAGTTGGCGGGAGACCCCTGGCTCCAGCGCTATGACACGATCATCATCGACGAGGCGCATGAGCGCAGCCTGAATGTCGACCTGCTGCTCGGCGCCCTGCGCCGGATCGTTGATCGACGGCGCGACCTGCGCGTCATCGTCACGAGCGCCACGATCGAGCCGGCGCGATTCTCGGAGCACTTCGGCGGCGCACCGATCGTCGAGGTCTCGGGGCGCCTCTTCCCGATCGAGATCAACCATCGCGACCCGGAGCAGGGCGATGTCGACGACCCGGCTTCACCCGAGGTGGTGGCTCCCGCCGTGCTTGAGGCGCTCGATCGAACGCCGGGCGGTGATGTGCTCGTCTTCCTGCCGGGCGAACGGGAGATCGCGGAGTGTCATGAAGCGCTCGGTCCGCAGCTCGAGCGGCGCGGCGTGACCATCTGGCGCCTCTCGGCCAGTCTGCCCGCCGAGGCGCAGGACCGCGTGCTTCGTCCGACCGGCCCGAGGCGGGTGATTCTCTCGACCAATGTGGCGGAGACGAGTCTCACGGTGCCGCGCATTCGCGCCGTGGTTGACAGTGGCGTCGCGCGACTGCGACGGTACTCGTCGCGGGCCCGCGTCGAGCGACTGCTCGTCGAGCCCATTTCGATCGCGAGCGCGGCCCAGCGAGCGGGGCGTTGCGGTCGCATCGGTCCGGGCCTCTGCATTCGCCTCTACACCGAGGCGTCGTTGGCCGAGCGATCGGCGCAGACCACGCCGGAGATCCTGCGCAGCAATCTCGCCGGTGTCGTCCTTCGCATGAAGGCCTCGGGCCTCGGCGATCCAGAGTCATTTCCATTCATCGACCCGCCCGCGGCGCGCCTCTGGCATGATGGCCTCGACACACTGGTCGAACTCGGTGCGATCTCGCGGCGCGGTGAACTTGCGCCCATCGGCCGTCGGATGGCGCTCCTGCCGATTGACCCTCGGACCTCGCGCATGCTTCTGGCGGCGCGGGAGTCGGAGTGCCTTCCCGAGGTGCTGCCGATTGCGGCCGCGCTCTCCGTGCAGAACCCGATCACCGTCGCCGCCGCGTCGAGGCATTCGAGCCGACCCGCGAGCGCTGGCATGGCCGAAGCCCGCGGAGGGGTGCCGCATGGCAAGGATGTGCCAGCGCCGAAAGTCGAGCCGGGTGTGGATGCCGTCGACGGACCCGCACCTGATGAGGCCACCACCGCGATTCGCCTGCTCGCCCGAGTGAGGCACCCCGACTCCGACTTCCTGACGCTTCTTCGTCTCTGGCATGAGGTCATGCTGGCGAAGCGAACGATGGGCTCGAACGCCTTCTCGCGCTGGTGTCGTGAGGAGGGCTTGGCGCCGCGGCGTGTGCGGGAGTGGATCGAGGTCCATGATCAACTGGCGCGCCTCGAGGTCGACTCCTGGCGACGCCGACGACGCCGTCCGAATCGGGCGGACTCAGGTCCGAAGGCGCCGTCCGCGCGAGCTGCGAGCGCTGCGAACACGCCAAGCGCTGCAAACGCTGCAGGGGCTGCCAGCGACGCGAACCCCGCCAACGCTACCGGCCCCGCAAGCGCCGCCAGCGCTGCCAGAGCTCCCAATGATCACGCGGTGCCGCGCCCTTTGCCCCCGCAGCGCGAGTCGGAGATCCACCGCGCCGTCATCGCCGGATTCGTCTCCCAGATCGGCCGACGGCAGGATGATGGCACCTACGCGGGGGTGACCGGCGCGGCCTTCGTGATTCATCGCGACAGCGTGCTCGCGCGGCGCTCGCCGACCTGGATCGTCGCCTCGGAGGTCGTGGACATCGGTCGCCGCAGCGCGCGGATGGTGGCTCGCATTCAGGCCGATTGGGTCGAACGGGTTGCGCCGCACATGGTGAAGCGACAGGCGAGCGAGCCCCACTACCTGCCGGAGTCGGGGCATGTCGCCGCATGGGAGAAGGTCGTGCTCGGTGCCCTGGTCCTGACCGCCCGTCGCCGTGTGCCCTATGAACCCATCGATCCCGAGGGAGCGAGGCAGGTCTTCATTCACGCGGCGCTCGTCGAGGAGCAGCTTCGCGGTGGGGCGGCCTTCCTCGAGCACAATCGCGCCCTTCGGCAGCGCCTCGAGGCCGTGGAACACAAGCGGCGCGAACATGGGCTTCTGGTCGATGTCGAGGCTCGCTTTGCGTTCTATGACGCTCGAGTGCCGCGGAGTGTCGTCAATGCGCCGTCGTTCAACTCGTGGCGGCGACGCGTCGAGGCGCGACAGCCCGAGACTCTCTTCATGAGTGAGCGGGATCTTCTTCGTGCCCCGATCGATACGAGCGCCTACCCGGACACTCTCGCGACGACGGCGGGCGAGTTGCCGCTGCGCTATGAACATGCCCCGGGCGCTGGTGCCGATGGCGTCACCATGCAGGTGCCCCTCGGAGCGCTGCGCACGCTCGACGGCGAGCGCATGGAGTGGCTCGTCCCCGGGATGCTCCAATCGAAGATCGAGGCGCTCCTCCGCACCCTTCCCAAGCGCTTGCGTGTGCGCTTCTCTCCGGCGCGCGAGGTGGCGGCGGGGGCGACCGAGCACTTTGCGTCGATTGAGGGGAAGGGATCGCTTCGCCGAGCACTGGCGGCGTACCTGTCGGAGCTGGGAGGTCTGCCGGTCGAGCCGACGGACTTCAGTCTCGACGCGCTCTCGCCCGAGTTTGCCATGCGTTTCGAGGTGATCGATGAGGAGCAGCGCGTCCTCGATTCGGGGCGGAACCTTGCAGAACTTCAGCAGCGCTGGGCGGGGGCGGCCGAGCGCCGATTCGCGGAACGGGCGAAGGAAGTGTCCGCGTCGATCGCCTGTTCGGGCCGTGTGGCGTGGGACTTTCCTCCGCTGCCGGAGCAGGTCGACCTCGGCCCGCAGGTGGGCGTCGCCTATCCCGCGGTGGTTGATGAAGGTTCAACCGTCGGGGTTCAGCTCTTCCCATCGATCGATGAGGCGGCCTCGGCCATGCGGCTCGGACTCCGACGACTGGCCCTCGCCGATCTCGGCTCAGCCATCGATCATCATCTCACCTTCCACGCGCAGTGGAAGGAGATCGAGTCACTGTGGCAAGCGCTCGAGCCGGCCTCCACGGCGCTCGCGTCCCTTCGAGGCGTGGTTGCGGAGCTTGCGGTCACGGCACCACCAGAGCCCCGATCCGCTGAGGCATTCGATGTGCGCGTGACCGATGCAGCGCCGAAAGTTCATCAGCTTGCCGATCGCGTGGCTCGAGCAGCGCTGCGTCTCCTTCGTGCCCGCGCGGCGCTCGAAGCACGACTCGCAGCAGCGTCACCCGCCGAGTGGCAACTTGCGAAGGAGTCAGTCGCCGACGCGCTCAGGTCGAACGCGGTTCCATTTCCGTCCACCGAGCCTCTCGATGAGATCGAGCGACGAGGTGAACTCCTCGATGCGGCGCTGCGGCGATGGGAGCGGCTCCCCCGAGGAGGCGTGCAACGCGACCACGACCTCTCCGCTCATCTGGTGACCTGGCTGCATCGCCGGGCGGCCGTACTCGCTGCGCATCCTTCGGGGGCCGCTCGGCATGGCGAGGCCGTTCAGTTCGCTAGAGAGGTCGAACAGCTTCGGATTCGAGTGTGGGCCGAGGGGGCGCCGCCCCGGGCTTCCGTGCTGGAGCGGCTTGAAGCTCTCTGGGCCAAGCTCGGCTAG